The Bacteroidales bacterium genome segment AATGATCAAATTACTAAAGATGTAAGGCTACTTATTGATAAACTTCCTAAAGAACAGAGAGATGTTATTATACTAAGGCATTATATGGAATTAAGTTTTAAAGAAATAGCTGAACAAACAGATGTTAGTATTAATACTGCTCTTGGAAGAATGCGGTATGCCTTGATTAATTTGCGAAAATTAATTAATGAAAAAAATATAATTCTTACTTTGAGTTAGCATTAAAAATTTATTTTGTTTTTTTATAATAATAATTTTTTCATAGCGTTAATTAATTAATACCGATTGGATATTCAATATAGTCTAATTTTATTAGACTATTTTCATGTAACATCGGCATTAACCATTGTAAAATTATAAAATACTCTTTGACTATTTTATAATTACAATTGGTATAAAATGTTTAATAATTAATTCTGCCTATGAAAAAACTTTTTACTTTTATTTATTCATTAAACAGCCCTGAAAAAACATTAAAATACCTAAGTGAATCAGATAATAATACTAATGAGATGTTTGAAGAATTTGATTCATTGCAAAGATTGGTTAAAAATTGTGAAAAAGGGCCTGGTGAAAATGTTATAAGAAACATCATTGCTTTTTCAAAATCATATAATGTAATAAAATTATCTGATTTTAAAGATGCTGAATTAATTCTGAATTAAAAAAAAGACTTCAAAAATTAATTTTTGAAGTCTTTTTTTTTGTAACAAATGTTATCTGTTAAATATCTGTATCAATAATTTTTTCATCTTCGCTTGATTTTTTACCTTTTTTAATTTTTTTCTCAATTTCGGATTTGTAAGTTTCATTTGAAGCATTATCGAAAATATTTTTCAGATTACTAAAGAACTTATTAGGGTTACTAAATTTGCATATAATTATTGCTTTATCATAAAATATTTCAGCAAACCCTGTTTGTTTCTTGCCTTCCTGTTTAAATCCGAATTTAAAATAGTCCTGTGTAATGTAATAATTGTTACTATTTTCACTATTAGCAGGGTTTTTTAATAGCTTTTGTAAATTATTGATTGCGATTAAAATATTATTATATTCTTTTTTGTCGATATAAACATTTAGTTCGCTGAAAGCATTATCATCAGTTATATATGAAATATTTGATGCACTGGAATATGTATTAATGATTTTAACTTTAATTCCTTTTATAATTTCATTAGGTTTATCGTATGTTGAAAATTCCAGAGCATGAAAAGTTGTATTAATTTTATCTTCACCTTTAATTTCACCAACTTCCCATGAGTTGAGAATAAGTATTTTGTCCTGGTTTTTTATGAATTTACTTAATTCAGTATTTGTTGGAATTTCAAAATAATTGAATTGTGCAAATAAAAAATTATTAATAAATATAATAATCAATAAAATAAGTAATTTGTTAGTGTTCATAATAAGTATATTTATTAAAATTATGATTTATTTTTCATCGTAAATTCTTTTCCTGCCCTTAAAGCATTGATATTAGCTTGCACAATATCTTCTCCTTTTCGTTCAAAGATTTTACGAATACCTGCTTCAAAACAATCATACGGGATATTAATAAAAGGAGTAGCAGCACCTAATACAACAATATTTGATGATCTTTTTGAGCCTAAGTCTGATGCTATTTTATCAGCATCAATAATAATATATTTTTTTTGTGATTTTATTGTTTTAATTATATCGCTTATTTCGGGATAATCATTAATATTGATAAAAGGCGTACTATTAGTTACAATCCATCCGTTTTTTGATAAGTATGGTATATATCTTAGTGCTTCCATAGGTTCAACGGATAAAATAATATCAGCTTCTCCTTTTGGTATAAGATCCGAAGCAATTTCTTTGTCAGATATTCTCATGTTTGATTGAACTGCTCCACCTCTTTGACTCATACCATGAACTTCGGCTTGTTTTAAGAAAAGATTATTTTCTAAGGCTGCCATACCAATAGTTGCTGCAATTGATAATATTCCTTGTCCTCCGACACCGGCTAAAACTAAATCTGTTTTCATTTTAAATATTTTAATTAATTAATTGATATAATGTAACTTATCAAATACAATAGTTTTAAATTTATTAATAATAAATATTTTTAACAATATAAAATTACAATAATATTTTATTAATTAAATAAAATATTTTAATAATTGTTGAGTATAATGTTTTTAAGTTTATTTTCAAACAGTTATGATAGTTTCACAATAATTGTCTGTATAGATATTATAAAAAAAATAGGGAAAGGTAAAATTTGGTTTTTAGAAAAAACTAAAATATATTTGATATAAAATAACGGCATCAAAAAAAGTAATTTTTATAGGTGCCATTAAGTAAGTTCGATAATTTCAGAACTCCTGACTTATCGTAAATTAAATTGTCACAAAAATATCGAATACTGAACAAGGAATGATGAATACTGAAATAAAAAAATAGCTCAAGGTTCTTATTATTAAAAAATATAACAATTCCAGTTTACGAACAAATACATATAATTCACTAATAATCAACTATTAGGTCAGGAGTTTTCAATTTGGAAAGAGTCTTAAACATCAAAATCTTATAAAAATGAAATCTTACATTTATCTATCAGTCCTTTTGCTATTGCTCATTGTAACTTTTTTTAGCAATGAATGCAAAGCTCAGTATGAGCAGAAGTTTACCATGCAGTTCTCTGCAGGTT includes the following:
- a CDS encoding indolepyruvate oxidoreductase subunit beta, which codes for MKTDLVLAGVGGQGILSIAATIGMAALENNLFLKQAEVHGMSQRGGAVQSNMRISDKEIASDLIPKGEADIILSVEPMEALRYIPYLSKNGWIVTNSTPFININDYPEISDIIKTIKSQKKYIIIDADKIASDLGSKRSSNIVVLGAATPFINIPYDCFEAGIRKIFERKGEDIVQANINALRAGKEFTMKNKS